A genomic segment from Aspergillus chevalieri M1 DNA, chromosome 7, nearly complete sequence encodes:
- the fluG gene encoding extracellular developmental signal biosynthesis protein FluG (COG:E;~EggNog:ENOG410PM5M;~InterPro:IPR014746,IPR008146,IPR006680,IPR032466;~PFAM:PF00120;~TransMembrane:1 (o735-754i);~go_function: GO:0003824 - catalytic activity [Evidence IEA];~go_function: GO:0004356 - glutamate-ammonia ligase activity [Evidence IEA];~go_function: GO:0016787 - hydrolase activity [Evidence IEA];~go_process: GO:0006807 - nitrogen compound metabolic process [Evidence IEA]), which translates to MDSLKHLIQSHPLIDNHAHNILSRPSATNYTKYPFEQITSEAHGPALQNAPSTLPLLRAANQLAELYGCAPDWTAVKAARDELVQRDYEGLVRRCLEGTHAVLLDDLLSDEDVEGFEWHDRFTVSETKRIVRIESVAEKVLAGLPKDDGSSLEKLRGEFVRLISEAIADSKVVGFKTVVCYRTGLNVQQPAEDAVVGALSRTLQQDGSYRVEDKALNDWLVLQTLDLLKEAKVSSGVNKPLQLHTGLGDADISLILANPAYLQPVIAQYPEVDFVLLHSSYPYTREAGYLACVYPNVYLDLGEVFPMVSRDAQESIVRDSLDIVPSTRLLWSTDGHYFPETFWLGNKQFRQALETVLVDYVNRGDYTIEQAKNTAAEILFHNSNKIYNLNQQPQYTSSLPVRSSLSSIDALYAFMRANPDVKYIWMQWVDYTATIRVRIFPILEFAKIVRKQRRIGISLAVFWMLQDDTVTPEGSTTGQFYMEPDLSSLRRNVGIDSKSATVMTYWRSEEGTELEGCPRTTLQNVTNKLKTEHDIDVTCGFEIEVVLMKPVTNANGDEDFVPCVRNHSWSNMTSDTRRMVPLLEEISDSLASIGINLEQFHAESCPGQFEFILPPNSPVAAVDTLLKARQVVVNVAEQHGLRATLYPRPIPKAAGTASHAHVSISPATKEDSFLAGVLEHYPALVSFTLSQDVSYDRVKAGIWAGSEWVTFGTQNRETPIRKISPGHWEIKSLDGLANMYFAMAAFIAAGYVGITEQKELTNKDCQYDAATLNDTERAALGITTKLPKTLAQSLSAIESDRTLQDLLGPELVKNYCIVKRAESKKLSAMDEYSRRMWLMEKY; encoded by the exons AACATCCTCTCCCGCCCCTCCGCCACCAACTACACAAAATACCCCTTCGAGCAAATCACCTCCGAAGCCCACGGGCCAGCCCTGCAAAATGCCCCCTCCACCTTGCCGCTCCTCCGCGCCGCGAACCAGCTCGCCGAGCTCTATGGTTGCGCACCCGATTGGACCGCCGTCAAGGCTGCTCGTGACGAGCTTGTCCAGCGCGACTATGAGGGCTTGGTAAGGAGGTGTCTGGAGGGCACACATGCGGTGCTGCTGGATGATTTGCTgagtgatgaggatgttgaggGCTTTGAGTGGCATGATCGGTTTACGGTTTCGGAGACGAAGAGGATTGTGAGGATTGAGAGTGTTGCTGAGAAGGTGTTGGCTGGGTTGCCGAAGGACGACGGGTCGTCGCTTGAGAAGTTGCGGGGGGAGTTTGTGCGGTTGATTTCTGAGGCTATTGCGGATTCGAAGGTTGTTGGGTTCAAGACGGTTGTGTGCTATCGCACGGGTTTGAATGTGCAGCAGCCGGCTGAGGATGCTGTCGTGGGTGCCTTGAGCCGGACCCTGCAGCAGGACGGTTCGTATCGGGTTGAGGACAAGGCATTGAATGACTGGCTTGTTTTGCAGACTTTGGATCTGCTCAAGGAGGCCAAGGTTTCGTCTGGTGTTAACAAGCCTTTGCAGTTGCACACTGGTCTGGGTGATGCAGACATCAGCTTGATTTTGGCGAACCCGGCGTATCTGCAGCCTGTGATTGCGCAGTACCCTGAGGTGGACTTTGTTCTGCTGCACTCTTCTTACCCCTACACCCGCGAGGCCGGTTACTTGGCATGTGTCTACCCGAATGTGTACCTTGATCTGGGAGAGGTTTTCCCCATGGTCAGCCGGGATGCACAGGAGTCGATTGTCAGAGACAGTCTGGACATTGTTCCCTCTACCCGTCTTTTGTGGAGCACCGATGGCCACTACTTCCCCGAGACTTTCTGGCTGGGAAACAAGCAGTTCCGTCAGGCATTGGAGACCGTTCTCGTCGACTACGTGAACCGAGGCGATTACACCATCGAGCAAGCCAAGAACACCGCCGCAGAAATCCTCTTCCACAACTCGAACAAGATTTACAACCTCAACCAGCAGCCGCAATACACCTCCTCCCTCCCTGTCCGCTCTTCCCTTTCGTCGATCGACGCCCTTTATGCCTTCATGCGTGCAAACCCCGATGTGAAATACATCTGGATGCAATGGGTTGACTACACTGCCACGATCCGTGTGCGTATCTTCCCTATTCTCGAATTCGCCAAGATCGTCCGCAAGCAGCGCCGTATCGGTATCAGTTTGGCTGTCTTCTGGATGTTGCAGGATGACACTGTCACCCCCGAAGGATCGACTACCGGCCAGTTCTACATGGAGCCTGACCTGTCTAGTCTGCGCCGCAATGTGGGCATTGACTCTAAGAGCGCAACGGTCATGACCTACTGGCGCTCTGAAGAGGGCACAGAGCTCGAAGGCTGCCCCCGCACGACATTGCAGAATGTAACCAACAAGCTCAAGACAGAGCACGACATCGACGTGACATGCGGCTTCGAGATCGAAGTCGTCCTCATGAAACCCGTCACCAACGCAAACGGCGACGAAGACTTCGTCCCCTGCGTCCGCAACCACTCCTGGTCCAACATGACCTCCGACACCCGCCGCATGGTCCCTCTCCTCGAGGAGATCTCCGACTCTCTCGCGTCCATCGGTATCAACCTCGAGCAGTTCCACGCCGAGTCCTGCCCGGGACAGTTTGAATTCATCCTTCCTCCCAACTCCCCCGTCGCGGCCGTCGACACCCTCCTCAAGGCCCGCCAGGTTGTGGTCAACGTCGCCGAACAGCACGGTCTCCGCGCAACCCTCTACCCCCGTCCCATCCCCAAGGCCGCTGGTACTGCGTCGCACGCACACGTGTCTATCTCCCCGGCTACAAAGGAAGACTCTTTCCTTGCGGGTGTGCTTGAGCATTACCCTGCTCTCGTCTCCTTTACACTGTCGCAGGATGTCAGCTACGACCGCGTGAAGGCTGGTATCTGGGCTGGTAGCGAATGGGTTACCTTCGGAACTCAGAACCGCGAGACTCCGATCCGGAAAATCTCCCCTGGTCACTGGGAAATTAAGTCGTTGGATGGACTGGCAAACATGTACTTCGCCATGGCTGCGTTCATCGCTGCAGGCTACGTCGGTATCACCGAGCAGAAGGAACTCACAAACAAGGACTGTCAAT ACGACGCAGCAACCCTCAACGACACCGAACGCGCCGCCCTCGGCATCACAACAAAACTCCCTAAGACTCTCGCGCAGAGTCTGTCTGCCATCGAATCCGACCGTACACTGCAGGACTTGCTTGGACCTGAACTGGTGAAGAACTACTGTATCGTGAAGCGGGCGGAGAGCAAGAAATTGAGTGCGATGGATGAATATAGCCGGAGGATGTGGTTGATGGAGAAGTACTAG